One window from the genome of Pandoraea fibrosis encodes:
- a CDS encoding assimilatory sulfite reductase (NADPH) flavoprotein subunit: protein MQETTPLNAQQSQLLSQLVDGLSTEQLAWVRGFLAGINHAVRQAGAPAPVATTASAAAPHLTILYGSQTGHAQEVAEHAKARALDAGFKVDLFAMGDYKASRLKSDKLLLVAVSTQGEGEPPDDARDFYDFLQGAKAPKLEGTRFAVFGLGDSSYEKFCQAGKDFDARLAALGAERLVARVDTDVDYDAPAERWIEDTVEALKRVATPAAPAAPATASVKGIGSAESLTLAALASGTPAAAASTQYSRKRPFDATVIENITLSGRGSSKEVHHIELSLEGAGLTYEPGDALGVVVKNDDVLVDELIDTLALDPQATTTTQDSTLSLREAFLRAYDITTLSRAFLEKYAALTASTELKALLAAGNETALRDYLYGRDVLDVVRQFPARKVKAAEFVGTLRTLQPRLYSIASSLAANPDAVHITVGAVRYESHGRARRGVASTYLADTAREGETVPVYIEANRNFKLPSDTHAPVIMIGPGTGIAPFRAFVEERQALDAPGKNWLFFGDRHFRTDFLYQREWQRYVKDGALTRIDLAFSRDTHDKVYVQHRMREQGKALYEWLQEGAHLYVCGDADQMARDVHTALVDIVAEHGGLAQDAAAEYVKTLQREKRYQRDVY, encoded by the coding sequence ATGCAAGAGACCACGCCCCTTAATGCCCAGCAGTCCCAGTTGCTCAGTCAATTGGTCGACGGCCTTTCCACCGAGCAGCTCGCCTGGGTGCGAGGGTTTCTTGCGGGCATCAATCACGCGGTGCGACAGGCCGGTGCGCCAGCGCCTGTGGCCACCACTGCCAGCGCCGCCGCCCCGCACCTGACCATTCTCTACGGCTCGCAAACCGGCCACGCACAGGAAGTCGCCGAGCACGCGAAGGCGCGTGCGCTCGACGCGGGCTTCAAGGTCGACCTGTTTGCAATGGGGGATTACAAGGCGTCGCGTCTGAAGAGTGACAAGCTGTTGCTCGTGGCCGTGTCGACTCAGGGCGAAGGCGAACCGCCAGACGACGCCCGCGATTTCTACGATTTCCTGCAGGGTGCGAAGGCGCCCAAACTCGAAGGCACGCGATTCGCCGTGTTCGGGTTGGGGGATTCGAGCTATGAGAAGTTCTGCCAGGCAGGCAAGGACTTCGATGCCCGGCTGGCCGCACTGGGCGCCGAACGCCTCGTCGCCCGCGTTGACACCGATGTCGACTACGACGCCCCCGCCGAGCGCTGGATCGAGGACACCGTCGAAGCCCTCAAGCGAGTTGCCACGCCGGCAGCCCCCGCTGCCCCGGCTACGGCTTCCGTCAAGGGAATCGGGTCGGCCGAAAGCCTGACCCTGGCGGCCCTCGCCAGTGGCACGCCCGCCGCCGCGGCGTCGACGCAATACAGCCGCAAGCGCCCGTTCGACGCCACCGTGATCGAGAACATCACGCTGTCCGGTCGGGGGTCGTCGAAGGAAGTGCATCACATCGAGTTGTCGCTCGAAGGCGCGGGCCTTACCTACGAACCGGGCGACGCGCTGGGTGTCGTCGTGAAAAACGACGACGTGCTGGTCGACGAGCTCATCGACACCCTTGCGCTTGACCCGCAAGCCACTACGACCACACAGGACAGCACGCTCTCCTTGCGCGAGGCCTTCCTGCGCGCCTACGACATCACCACCTTATCCCGTGCGTTTCTGGAAAAGTACGCGGCGCTCACCGCGTCTACCGAACTCAAGGCACTGCTCGCTGCCGGTAACGAGACGGCGTTGCGCGACTATCTCTATGGGCGCGACGTCCTCGACGTGGTGCGTCAGTTCCCGGCCCGCAAGGTGAAGGCCGCGGAGTTCGTCGGCACATTGCGCACGCTACAGCCGCGCCTGTACTCGATTGCTTCGAGTCTTGCCGCCAACCCGGACGCCGTGCACATCACCGTTGGCGCCGTGCGCTACGAGAGTCACGGTCGTGCGCGCCGCGGCGTGGCGTCGACGTACCTGGCCGACACGGCCCGCGAAGGCGAGACGGTGCCGGTCTACATTGAAGCCAACCGCAACTTCAAGTTGCCGTCGGATACCCATGCGCCGGTCATCATGATCGGCCCGGGGACGGGTATCGCGCCGTTCCGGGCGTTTGTCGAGGAGCGTCAGGCACTGGACGCGCCGGGCAAGAACTGGCTTTTCTTCGGCGATCGCCACTTCCGCACCGACTTTCTCTATCAGCGCGAATGGCAGCGTTACGTGAAAGATGGCGCGTTGACCCGCATCGACCTCGCGTTCTCGCGCGACACACACGACAAGGTCTACGTGCAGCACCGCATGCGCGAGCAGGGAAAAGCCCTGTATGAATGGTTGCAGGAAGGCGCACACTTGTACGTCTGCGGCGACGCCGACCAGATGGCGCGCGACGTTCATACGGCGCTCGTCGACATCGTGGCGGAGCACGGCGGGCTGGCGCAGGACGCGGCCGCCGAGTATGTGAAGACGTTACAGCGC
- a CDS encoding 2-oxoglutarate dehydrogenase E1 component: protein MSLMEQFQANSYLFGGNAPYVEELYESYLDNPASVPDNWRQYFDALQNVPAVDGSNANDVAHAPIVESFAQRAKANAFVSRAGASDLAVARKQVHVQSLVAAYRFLGARWANLDPLKRQERPAIPELEPAFYDLTEADMDSVYSAENTYFGFEQASLRDLLKALRDTYCGSIGAEYMYISDPVQKRWWQERLEKVRATPNFTAEKKKHILERLTAAEGLERYLHTKFVGQKRFSLEGGESFIVAMDELVHHAGAKGVQEIVIGMAHRGRLNVLVNTLGKMPADLFAEFEGKHVDDLPAGDVKYHKGFSSDVSTSGGPVHLSLAFNPSHLEIVNPVVEGSAKARMDRRGEADAASVLPVQVHGDAAFAGQGVVMETLNLAQTRGYGTHGTVHIVINNQIGFTTSDPRDARSTTYCSDVVKMIEAPVLHVNGDDPEAVVLAMQLALEFRQEFKKDAVVDIVCYRKLGHNEQDTPAVTQPLMYKKIAQHPGTRALYVEKLVTQGVITAEEGAGFVAAYRKAMDDGHHTVDPVLSNYKSKYAVDWVPFLNKKWTDAGDTAVPLNELKRLAERITTIPANFKVHPLVEKVINDRRKMGEGEQPLDWGMGEHLAFASLVSSGFAVRLTGQDSGRGTFTHRHSVLHDQNRERWNDGTYVPLQHVADGQANFTVIDSVLSEEAVLGFEYGYSTAEPNTMVLWEGQFGDFANGAQVVIDQFISSGEVKWGRVSGLTMLLPHGYEGQGPEHSSARIERYLQLCADTNMQVVQPTTPAQIFHLLRRQMIRQLRKPLIVFTPKSLLRHKEAVSDLSELAKGGFQTIIGETDASIDAKKVKRVVACSGRLYYDLIARRREEKLNDVAIIRVEQLYPFPHKAFENELKKYENLAEVVWAQDEPQNQGPWFYIEHHLIESMSAGQKLAYAGRAASASPAVGYYAKHYEQLKQLLDTAFGRLKGATVVQ, encoded by the coding sequence ATGAGTTTGATGGAACAATTCCAAGCGAACTCGTACCTCTTCGGTGGCAATGCCCCCTACGTCGAAGAGCTGTACGAATCGTATCTTGATAATCCGGCTTCCGTGCCGGACAACTGGCGCCAGTATTTCGACGCGCTGCAAAACGTTCCCGCTGTTGATGGTTCCAACGCCAACGACGTGGCTCACGCCCCGATCGTGGAGTCGTTCGCCCAGCGCGCCAAGGCCAATGCCTTCGTGTCGCGTGCGGGTGCGTCCGACCTGGCGGTGGCACGCAAGCAGGTTCACGTGCAGTCGCTCGTTGCCGCCTACCGCTTCCTCGGCGCACGCTGGGCCAATCTGGATCCGCTCAAGCGTCAGGAACGTCCGGCAATTCCCGAACTGGAACCCGCGTTCTACGACCTGACCGAAGCCGACATGGACAGCGTGTACTCGGCAGAGAACACGTACTTCGGTTTCGAACAGGCCAGCCTGCGCGACTTGCTCAAGGCGCTTCGCGATACGTACTGCGGCTCGATCGGCGCCGAATACATGTACATCAGCGATCCGGTGCAAAAGCGCTGGTGGCAAGAGCGTCTGGAGAAGGTGCGTGCAACGCCCAACTTCACCGCTGAAAAGAAGAAGCACATCCTCGAACGCCTGACGGCCGCTGAAGGCCTCGAGCGTTACCTGCACACCAAGTTCGTCGGCCAGAAGCGCTTCTCGCTCGAAGGCGGCGAATCTTTCATCGTGGCGATGGACGAACTCGTCCACCACGCCGGTGCCAAGGGCGTGCAGGAAATCGTGATCGGCATGGCCCACCGTGGCCGTCTGAACGTGCTGGTCAATACCCTCGGCAAGATGCCGGCGGACCTGTTTGCCGAATTCGAAGGCAAGCACGTGGACGACCTGCCGGCCGGTGACGTGAAGTACCACAAGGGCTTCTCGAGCGACGTCTCGACGAGCGGTGGTCCGGTCCACCTGTCGCTGGCGTTCAACCCGTCGCACTTGGAAATCGTGAACCCGGTGGTCGAAGGTTCGGCCAAGGCGCGTATGGATCGCCGCGGCGAAGCCGATGCAGCCAGCGTGTTGCCGGTGCAAGTTCACGGCGACGCCGCGTTCGCGGGTCAGGGTGTCGTGATGGAAACGCTGAACCTCGCGCAAACGCGTGGTTACGGCACGCACGGCACGGTGCACATCGTCATCAACAACCAGATCGGCTTCACCACGTCGGACCCGCGCGATGCCCGTTCGACGACGTATTGCTCGGACGTGGTCAAGATGATCGAAGCGCCGGTGCTGCACGTGAACGGCGACGATCCGGAAGCGGTCGTGCTGGCCATGCAACTGGCCCTCGAATTCCGTCAGGAATTCAAGAAGGACGCCGTCGTGGATATCGTTTGCTACCGCAAACTGGGCCACAACGAACAAGACACGCCGGCTGTCACGCAGCCGCTGATGTACAAGAAGATTGCCCAACACCCGGGCACGCGCGCGCTGTACGTCGAAAAGCTGGTCACGCAAGGCGTGATCACGGCCGAAGAAGGTGCGGGCTTCGTCGCCGCCTACCGCAAGGCCATGGACGACGGCCATCACACCGTCGATCCGGTGCTCTCGAACTACAAGAGCAAGTACGCCGTCGACTGGGTGCCGTTCCTGAACAAGAAGTGGACCGACGCCGGCGATACGGCGGTGCCGCTGAACGAACTCAAGCGTCTGGCTGAGCGCATCACCACGATTCCGGCGAACTTCAAGGTTCACCCGCTCGTCGAGAAGGTCATCAACGACCGTCGCAAGATGGGCGAGGGCGAGCAGCCGCTCGACTGGGGTATGGGTGAGCACCTGGCGTTCGCATCGCTGGTCTCGTCGGGCTTCGCTGTGCGCCTGACCGGTCAGGATTCGGGCCGCGGCACGTTCACGCACCGCCACTCGGTGCTGCACGATCAGAACCGCGAACGTTGGAACGACGGTACCTACGTGCCGCTGCAACACGTGGCCGACGGTCAGGCCAACTTCACGGTGATCGACTCGGTGCTGTCCGAAGAAGCCGTGCTGGGCTTCGAGTACGGTTACTCGACCGCCGAACCGAACACGATGGTGTTGTGGGAAGGCCAGTTCGGTGACTTCGCCAACGGTGCGCAGGTCGTGATCGACCAGTTCATCTCGAGCGGTGAAGTGAAGTGGGGCCGCGTGTCGGGCCTGACGATGCTGCTGCCGCATGGCTACGAAGGCCAGGGTCCGGAGCACTCGTCGGCACGTATCGAGCGCTACCTGCAACTGTGCGCCGATACGAACATGCAAGTGGTCCAGCCGACCACGCCGGCTCAGATCTTCCACCTGCTGCGTCGTCAGATGATCCGCCAGCTGCGCAAGCCGCTGATCGTGTTCACGCCGAAGTCGCTGCTGCGCCACAAGGAAGCTGTGAGCGATCTGTCGGAACTCGCGAAGGGCGGTTTCCAGACGATCATCGGCGAAACCGATGCGTCGATCGACGCCAAGAAGGTCAAGCGCGTCGTCGCCTGCTCGGGCCGCCTGTACTACGACCTGATCGCCCGCCGTCGCGAAGAGAAGTTGAACGACGTTGCGATCATCCGCGTGGAACAGCTCTATCCGTTCCCGCACAAGGCGTTCGAGAACGAGTTGAAGAAGTACGAAAACCTCGCCGAAGTGGTGTGGGCCCAGGACGAGCCGCAAAACCAGGGTCCGTGGTTCTACATCGAACACCACCTGATCGAAAGCATGAGCGCCGGTCAGAAGTTGGCTTACGCGGGTCGCGCGGCCTCGGCCTCGCCTGCCGTGGGCTACTACGCCAAGCATTACGAACAGCTCAAGCAGTTGCTCGATACGGCTTTCGGTCGCCTCAAGGGCGCGACCGTGGTGCAGTAA
- the odhB gene encoding 2-oxoglutarate dehydrogenase complex dihydrolipoyllysine-residue succinyltransferase, protein MAIVEVKVPQFSESVSEGTLLDWKKKVGEAIAQDETVIEVETDKVVLEVPAPAAGVIVEVSAGAGDTVTSEQIIAKIDTEAKAGAAAPVAAKPAEAAAPAAAAAPAAAPAAGGASGGIASPAAAKVLAEKNLSATDVAGSGRDGRVTKGDALAAGAKPAAAASSIPAPAQRAALPSVAASVGRDTSLEGRPEQRVPMSRLRARIAERLLQSQQTNAILTTFNEVNMKPVMDLRNKYKDKFEKEHGVKLGFMSFFVKAAVHALKKYPAVNASIDGNDIVYHGYFDIGIAVGSPRGLVVPILRNADQMSLADIEKKIAEYGKKAADGKLSIEEMTGGTFSISNGGVFGSMLSTPIINPPQSAILGVHATKDRAVVENGEIVIRPMNYLAMSYDHRIIDGREAVLSLVAMKEALEDPARLLLDL, encoded by the coding sequence ATGGCCATTGTTGAAGTTAAAGTCCCCCAGTTTTCCGAGTCGGTTTCCGAAGGCACGCTGCTCGACTGGAAGAAGAAAGTCGGCGAAGCCATCGCCCAAGATGAAACCGTGATCGAAGTCGAGACCGACAAGGTCGTGCTCGAAGTGCCGGCGCCTGCCGCTGGCGTGATCGTCGAAGTGAGCGCCGGTGCCGGCGACACGGTGACGTCGGAACAGATCATTGCCAAGATCGACACCGAAGCCAAGGCAGGCGCTGCCGCACCGGTCGCCGCCAAGCCGGCGGAAGCCGCTGCGCCGGCTGCCGCTGCTGCCCCGGCCGCTGCCCCCGCAGCCGGTGGTGCTTCGGGTGGCATCGCCAGCCCGGCCGCCGCCAAGGTGCTGGCCGAGAAGAACCTTTCGGCAACCGACGTCGCCGGCTCGGGCCGCGATGGTCGCGTGACCAAGGGCGACGCGCTGGCAGCGGGTGCCAAGCCGGCCGCTGCTGCCTCGTCGATCCCTGCTCCGGCACAACGTGCCGCGCTGCCGTCGGTGGCCGCTTCGGTGGGCCGCGACACGTCGCTGGAAGGTCGTCCGGAACAACGCGTGCCGATGTCGCGCCTGCGCGCCCGCATCGCCGAGCGTCTGCTCCAGTCGCAACAGACCAACGCCATTCTGACCACGTTCAACGAGGTCAACATGAAGCCGGTGATGGATCTGCGCAACAAGTACAAGGACAAGTTCGAGAAGGAACACGGCGTGAAGCTGGGTTTCATGTCGTTCTTCGTCAAGGCCGCTGTGCACGCGCTCAAGAAGTACCCGGCCGTGAACGCCTCGATCGACGGTAACGACATCGTCTACCACGGCTACTTCGACATCGGTATCGCTGTCGGTTCGCCGCGTGGTCTGGTGGTGCCGATTCTGCGTAACGCCGACCAGATGAGCCTGGCCGACATCGAGAAAAAGATTGCCGAATACGGCAAGAAGGCTGCCGACGGCAAGCTGTCGATCGAAGAAATGACCGGCGGCACGTTCTCGATCTCGAACGGTGGTGTGTTCGGCTCGATGCTGTCGACCCCGATCATCAACCCGCCGCAATCGGCCATTCTGGGCGTGCACGCCACGAAGGACCGCGCTGTGGTGGAGAACGGCGAGATCGTGATCCGCCCGATGAACTACCTGGCCATGAGCTATGACCACCGCATCATCGACGGCCGCGAAGCCGTGCTGAGCCTCGTCGCAATGAAGGAAGCGCTGGAAGATCCGGCTCGCCTGCTGCTCGACCTGTAA